From Osmerus mordax isolate fOsmMor3 chromosome 7, fOsmMor3.pri, whole genome shotgun sequence:
ATATGCAAACACGTTTATGACATTATGTTGTGTTAGTCTCTGACCTGATAGTATGTGTGTCATGTTATATCCTGTGCCTGCTGTTTTTGTTACTGTTGTAGGCATGAGTGTTCTGTAGGCCTATGAGTGAAACCAGTTCACACTTTATAGTACATTCCACTGGAAGTTACATGTTCCCATGGCAACATGACAACCATATACTAGGAGAGGAGGGACcatgtttgtagtttttttcaacACGATCACAAAACTACATCTGAGCCTGTTGTTACTGTAGATGAATGTGTGCCTTGAAGTAATAAAGATAAAAGAAACATTAAACTTTTTATTGACATGTCACATCACTGAACCTCAGCTAGGTTGCTATGTTTAATAATTTCAGCAAACCTGTTTGAATGTATTTCTTGTGAGAGCCTGGCAAATTTCAACTTCATACAGTGCTCAGTTCTCGATATTTCCAGCAGGTATAGTTTAGACGGATAGCTGCAAGTACGggatgtctgtgtgcctgtgcttCAGCCAGTTAGATAGTGATTCCACTGTCCCTCTAGAGCCAGTTTGAGTAATGCAataacatttagcagacacctgAGGTTGACTTAAACCCATGACCTTTTGGTCTGCAGTGAATTACTCTACCCACTACTAATCTTCAACCATCATCATTATGGTCCTCATTCAGTAAACTGATCCCAATGAAAAAAGACCTGACCCTCAGGTCAAATGGGTGTGTTTGAATTCCAAACTCACAACAGGAAACAAAACACAGGTTCAAACAAACTGGTGTTTTATTTAATGCTGTTAGTCTACCTTCATTATAGTGCAGGCTATTGCTACCACCAGTGACACAAGCCGGTTGCCATTAACAGGCTGTACAAATGTGCTCTTTAAATTTACCAGAGAAAAACCAAATCCAGAAAACTTACATTAAGGCAGAAAAAGGCTACCCCAATTGCATGGGTGCTAATCAAGTAAACATTCTACTTGTGACATCTCAACCATGCAGTGTTGCCAGTTCTACAGTCTATGGTACCTAGACTGACAACTTCCAGGATGGGTCTTGAAGAACAGGTTTGTCCTGCTAACTTCTTGTCCTTGTTTAATTAGAGGGGCGTGTAGGTGTGGCTAGTCAGTTTCCTTTAAATTCTTCAGAAACTGGCTTTTCATGCGACGCCACACCCCTTTACAATAAAACTCCTGTATGTTTAGTATCCATGGACCAGTTGAGAAGCATTGCTAAGACTGACTTGGCTGCAGTAAAAGAAACCTATTCAACAAATGTTTTCGGTGGAGGTAAATAATTACCCAAGGGTGAAGAACCACCCATTAAGTACCCATTAAGTTAGCCCACATAAAAACAGAAAGGATTgtgaccccccacccacctaaAACAAACAACAATCAGCAAACAGCCTTGTTGAGCAGTGTTCAGTACAGGGATCCTAAAAATAGCTCTAGAATACTAGAAAGCTTCAGTGGGGTCCATTCATTCAAACAGTCTACACTGGACACAACACAGGGATTAAGTGCAGAGTTATTCATTGTCCAATAGCAGAAACTATACGATagaaccccccctccacacacacacacatcaagaacAGTGAATTAATTACAatgacccccccacctctctgtttACAATTTGACGATCCTAAGAGTTTTGAACAGTGTTTCCACGTTTTCAAACAGTAGGGGCACACAGACAGGGTTACATGTCTTCAACATTAGTAGCCTaacacagccccccacccccccaccccatcagtGTAAATTCTAACATTATCAAACTAAAACGCATGATCTTACAACAAAGAACACAATCACATATCCCTCAaattcacacgcgcacacaagcagcataaataaaaaaattaaaaaaattaaaaataagaTTTATTCCGCATCATTTGCACTTCACCACCTTGCTCGCTCACAAACGCTTTCAGAAAAGCACACGGCAGGATCATCCCAACATCAAGCGTTGATAAAAGAAAAACAAGTGAGACTAGCATCGAAACATTTCTCGTTACTCGTTCGTCTAAAATGCCTGGATTCACACAATCCTGACACACCAGCAGGAAACACTGGACATATAATTCAGAAAAGACTTGGACAGGACGACATCTTACCCTGTGAGACAGAAGCCTTACCGCCACTTCAGTGGTCCAGGCTCAATACCATTCATATATGACAGCATTCTGGAGTTTGGGTGGCATCAATGTCACTCTTCAACAACCATGGATTACATTCAATTCTAAACAACAGCATTTGGGATCATGtgggttttttgttttgttttctacaGACAATTAGACAGACCTGGATCTGCTGTCATTGTCATCACAGCTATGTGCTCTTGGGAggtgggggacacacacacacaatccagtaGACTTGACGTGCACTCATCTTGGTTGAGACGCACGTTTCATACGAATGTCAGGTCGGTTATTCTCCCGCCAAGGCGAGAGAGAATTAAAACGGCAGGAAGTCAAAAAAACAGGAATGGTGTCATTTCCTGCTGTCCTTCAGCTATCCTGACTACTACTTCGGCACGTGTCATACCTAGACCGTTCAGAGAaaattttaatgtattttttttatatatctgGGGATAGGTAATATCTTAATGACTACCCTCAATCTAGTTGACTCCATTGAACTGTTGATGAAACCATTGATGAAAGGCATCATACAGCTTCTTTCTGGATCCCTTTATGTTTTCTAGCTAAAGACTTGCATCTCCACAAACTGCCACATTTAAACAAGCAATTTGATATGCAACTTTCTAAATCCGATTCCACAGAATGAAGGCGCTACAATGAACCAAGCAGATGATTGTCTAAAAGACACTAAGAGGTGCATCTAAATGTCTGGGTTACTGAGATTCTTACAATCAAGTGTTTTCTTTTTAAGGAATCAAAGTGTGCAACTATGTGGATTATATTGCTATTAACTTTTGCATATTTCCATGTAAGAAACAGCTCAGAAATCTAAATTTTAGAAAGATTAGACAACTTACCTACATAGACTCAAAAATAAGGACTTAattttgacaagattaagcctaCATCTGTTCTGAGTCTTTGGTTAGGAGCTACATTTTTCAACAGTCAACAGTCAAAATGTTGTTTCCAAACTCATAGAAGCACTTGAAAAGGGCTCTCTAAAAGCAAAACTgtttaaaaacatgtttacaCAGTCCCTGAAAAGCATGAATTCGCTTCAAATTGTacagttttttttgtaaaatttTGAAGAGTTGAAAATGTACAGACATTAACAGCCCTTTACAGACATGCAAATCCACTGCTGGTGCCACAGCCAAGTATAAGACGTTGTGTTGGTTAATCAGAGAGAAGTAAAGGATGCTGGTACAGGGGGTCAAAGAGAAGGCCTGCAGTAGTCTGCTGGTGTGACAAGGGGGCCGAGTCAGTCCATGCTGAAGCATAGAATCAGTCGTAGATGAGTTGAAACCGATGATAGTAAAGATAAACGAAGGCTAAAGTATTAGCAACACCTCCAAGACTGCTCTTTGGTGGAACACACATGTAAAAATTCTGTGGTATAAATGCGTTCTGGTCTTGGAACATGGACaactaatgtaaaaaaaaacaaaagaaaaaaaatgaaaaaggtGAGGCCTGTTATCCATTTGCATCATGGACACAGACCAAACCCTCCCCGCTAATGTGAATGGAATCGTCTCTGCTCATTGAATCCAGAGTCCTTGGACCAAACCACTGCCAAAAAAAGGGCAGAGTGGGGGTGGGAAAAAGGGCATCCAGATCTCCATCACTCTGGGTTCATACCGAGTTCAAAGGGGCCTCCATTCTGGAGTGTAGTTTGTCCTAGCATCTGAGGGGACGAAGGGTTGTCCTGTAACGGTGGTGTCCCCGACGCCAGCTCGAgggaggcagatggagagagcgagcgaggagtTTCAAAGGGACGGCTGCAGGCTTCATCTCTTCCCTGATTTCATGTAGGAGGGGATGGCTCCGCGGGCGGTGAGGCCCTCAAAACGCTTGTAGGTGTAGTTGATGAAAACCCAGTCCTTGTTCTTCAGGTCCGCTTCTGTCTGGTTAGACACCACCGGggctgctgtggggggggggggggggagagacaactTCCTTTAAAATGATCCTTCCATGAAAGCCATGGAAGGCAACGCATCATAAAGACAACAGGGGGAATTTGTGGCCTGTGTGTTTGGGGTTGGTGAGAGTGAGACACAGCTACCTGTGGGCTGGATGATGTCTGAATCAGGAAACTCGTCGAAGTTGGACGTGTCATCGATGCTTTTGATCTCTATGGGAATggcagctggtctctctctgtaggaACAAGAGAGAATGGGTTAGAAAGAAGATCCAGCACTTTGTAACGAATAAGCTAACTAAGGAATGCCTCTCTTAAAAATAACCAGGGTATAACATCACAGGGATAGAGGGAAATAATAGTAGAGTCATTTAATTTCCTGATAATATTTCAACTCGACAAGTTAATCAGTTGATACTTCAAAGTTAAAGAATACCACACTTTTACAAATACATTAACCATGCTTAACTACAATGTAACTGTCCTCCAAAATTAGTGGAGTCCCTCTACATGGCACAGTGACCGGATCTAGATTGGGGTCGTAGCTGAGGGCCGTAGTACCTGATGTGGTCATAGTCGACTCCCTCAAAGAAGGCGTTGGCCTTGatctcctccatccctgtgGCTCCGATCCGGGTCTCCTCCTCACAGCAGAACCTGCAGAGGAGTACAGACTTGGTTACAACGCTCTAAATTTTGACACAGGAaatctgtattcactgtaaaagGTCATTTTGGCTTCAGTGTGGGTTACTGCTAAAAACTCAAAACTCAAGTTGTCAATCGTAGTAGTGTggggtggcagtgtgtgtgtctgtgtgtgtctgtgtgtgtctgtgtgtgtctgtgtgtgtctgtgtctgtgtgggaacTGAGACGTGCTACCTGGACCATCAGTGATTCAGGTGGAGGTCCTTACCTGAGGATGAGGTCTTTAGCCCTCTCAGAGATAGGCACTTCTGGAGGAAAAGTCAGGGTTTCCCGCCAGTTCATCACCTTCCTGTAGGTCTCCTGAGGGGTCTCGGAGCAGAACGGGGGGTACCCTGGAACACAACACGTTGTGAGAACAGGAACGGTTATATAAGAAAAGAGGGATTGTACTTTTCACACGGCAACAGTAAATTGCTCCCTCAACGAGAGAAATTGTGCTCACCTATCAGCATCTCATACATGATGACGCCCAGGCTCCACCAATCACACAGCTTGTTGTAGCCGTTCTGCATGAAGACTTCCGGGGCAATGTAGTCAGGTGTGCCAACTGTGGAAAAGGCCttgggaggaagacagggagggagacagaattacTACTTCAGTATGAAGGTATTCTCTTTATTTTCCTGTTGCTATTTTTTCTATTCCCATCACCCGGTTAGTTAGATCACCTTCTTTCTAGTTCCGTCTTTAGAGCTACTCCcgctactacatttacatttagtcatttagcagacgctcttatctagagcgaccgaggcaagtagggtgaagtgccttgcccaaggacacaacgtcatttagcacagcaggtaatcgaaccggcaaccttctgagtaatagcccgattccctaaccgctcagctatctgactcccTTACATTACTATAGGAACGTGACTGCTCCTACTGGACTGAACTATACTAGACTCACCAGTTGTCGTCTGTTCCTCTTCCATGTCTCTGCTTTCCTCTTAGAGTTCATGTTCTGGAATGCTGTCAACAAAAGAGGGGTCGTGCGTGAGCACCATGTGACACCTCTCGCAGGATCAATCACTTTCATATCGTAAGATAGGCTTCGTTAAGCACCGTGCCGATGAAAATGAGCCTTGGGTCATGATCTTGACCCTTGCACAAATAGCTGCTCATCATACAGCGAGTGCCATAATATCAATGATTTATATACTATCAAATACACATCTTAGAATTACATTTCTACAGTATAATATACTTGAGAGCTAAGAAGACAATTACAGATTTAGAGATTATTTTTTGTAAATCAAAAATTTAAATGGAGAGAGTTGATTTAAATGGTTGCCTGACTTTGCTTACTGAAGTCACTGGGCAGGCTGTGGTTGAGGTTCTTGTAGAACTCAGTGCGGTGAGCCCTCTTCAGCCCAGTACACAGCCCAAAGTCAGACAGCTTGACGTGGCCCTAGAACATCCAGAACAAGGCACAGTGATTCATACTGGTCCAGTGGTAGTtcccagaagtgtgtgtgtgtctgtgtgcgtctaggtgtgtgtgtgtgtctaggtgtgtgtgtgtgtctaggtgtgtgtgtgtgtctaggtgtgtgtgtgtctagggagtcaggttagggagtcgggctagtaatctgaaggttgccagttcgattcccagctgtgccaaatgacgttgtgtccttgggcaaggcacttcaccctacttgcctcgggggaatgtccctgtacttactgtaagtcgctctggataagagcgtctgctaaatgactaaatgtaaatgtgtctagGTGTGCGTCTAGGTGTGTGCGTCTAGGTATGTGTGCGTTTAGGTGtctgtctaggtgtgtgtgtgtgtgtctaggtgtgtgtgttatgctcTGTTTTAAATACATCTTTAAGTGAGAGCCTAAAGTGACATCTTTACCCTCGAGTCCAGCAGCAGGTTGTCTGGTTTGATGTCTCTGTGAATGAAGCCAAGCTGGTGTATGGAGTCGATAGCCAGCACCGTTTCTGCGATGTAGAACTGAGTGGCCTCCTCAGTCAGAGTATCCTTTTTCATCAGCAGGGTCATCATGTCACCTGTAGAGGGCAGCCCAAG
This genomic window contains:
- the LOC136945621 gene encoding serine/threonine-protein kinase 38 isoform X1 translates to MAMTGQTSCSSMSNHTKERVTMAKVTLENFYSNLIAQHEEREMRQQKLEKVMDQEGLADEEKRIRRSQHARKETEFLRLKRTRLGLEDFESLKVIGRGAFGEVRLVQKKDTGHVYAMKILRKADMLEKEQVGHIRAERDILVEADSLWVVKMFYSFQDKMNLYLIMEFLPGGDMMTLLMKKDTLTEEATQFYIAETVLAIDSIHQLGFIHRDIKPDNLLLDSRGHVKLSDFGLCTGLKRAHRTEFYKNLNHSLPSDFSKQTFQNMNSKRKAETWKRNRRQLAFSTVGTPDYIAPEVFMQNGYNKLCDWWSLGVIMYEMLIGYPPFCSETPQETYRKVMNWRETLTFPPEVPISERAKDLILRFCCEEETRIGATGMEEIKANAFFEGVDYDHIRERPAAIPIEIKSIDDTSNFDEFPDSDIIQPTAAPVVSNQTEADLKNKDWVFINYTYKRFEGLTARGAIPSYMKSGKR
- the LOC136945621 gene encoding serine/threonine-protein kinase 38 isoform X2, translated to MAMTGQTSCSSMSNHTKERVTMAKVTLENFYSNLIAQHEEREMRQQKLEKVMDQEGLADEEKRIRRSQHARKETEFLRLKRTRLGLEDFESLKVIGRGAFGEVRLVQKKDTGHVYAMKILRKADMLEKEQVGHIRAERDILVEADSLWVVKMFYSFQDKMNLYLIMEFLPGGDMMTLLMKKDTLTEEATQFYIAETVLAIDSIHQLGFIHRDIKPDNLLLDSRGHVKLSDFGLCTGLKRAHRTEFYKNLNHSLPSDFSKQTFQNMNSKRKAETWKRNRRQLAFSTVGTPDYIAPEVFMQNGYNKLCDWWSLGVIMYEMLIGYPPFCSETPQETYRKVMNWRETLTFPPEVPISERAKDLILRFCCEEETRIGATGMEEIKANAFFEGVDYDHIRERPAAIPIEIKSIDDTSNFDEFPDSDIIQPTAPVVSNQTEADLKNKDWVFINYTYKRFEGLTARGAIPSYMKSGKR
- the LOC136945621 gene encoding serine/threonine-protein kinase 38 isoform X3 is translated as MAMTGQTSCSSMSNHTKERVTMAKVTLENFYSNLIAQHEEREMRQQKLEKVMDQEGLADEEKRIRRSQHARKETEFLRLKRTRLGLEDFESLKVIGRGAFGEVRLVQKKDTGHVYAMKILRKADMLEKEQVGHIRAERDILVEADSLWVVKMFYSFQDKMNLYLIMEFLPGGDMMTLLMKKDTLTEEATQFYIAETVLAIDSIHQLGFIHRDIKPDNLLLDSRGHVKLSDFGLCTGLKRAHRTEFYKNLNHSLPSDFTFQNMNSKRKAETWKRNRRQLAFSTVGTPDYIAPEVFMQNGYNKLCDWWSLGVIMYEMLIGYPPFCSETPQETYRKVMNWRETLTFPPEVPISERAKDLILRFCCEEETRIGATGMEEIKANAFFEGVDYDHIRERPAAIPIEIKSIDDTSNFDEFPDSDIIQPTAAPVVSNQTEADLKNKDWVFINYTYKRFEGLTARGAIPSYMKSGKR
- the LOC136945621 gene encoding serine/threonine-protein kinase 38 isoform X4; this encodes MAMTGQTSCSSMSNHTKERVTMAKVTLENFYSNLIAQHEEREMRQQKLEKVMDQEGLADEEKRIRRSQHARKETEFLRLKRTRLGLEDFESLKVIGRGAFGEVRLVQKKDTGHVYAMKILRKADMLEKEQVGHIRAERDILVEADSLWVVKMFYSFQDKMNLYLIMEFLPGGDMMTLLMKKDTLTEEATQFYIAETVLAIDSIHQLGFIHRDIKPDNLLLDSRGHVKLSDFGLCTGLKRAHRTEFYKNLNHSLPSDFTFQNMNSKRKAETWKRNRRQLAFSTVGTPDYIAPEVFMQNGYNKLCDWWSLGVIMYEMLIGYPPFCSETPQETYRKVMNWRETLTFPPEVPISERAKDLILRFCCEEETRIGATGMEEIKANAFFEGVDYDHIRERPAAIPIEIKSIDDTSNFDEFPDSDIIQPTAPVVSNQTEADLKNKDWVFINYTYKRFEGLTARGAIPSYMKSGKR